In Candidatus Thermoplasmatota archaeon, the DNA window GGGAGGTATCTCGGGAGACCTGCGACAGCCGGTCATAAGACGACTGTTCGGAACGGACACGGTCGCCACGCACCTGGAGAATGGGGTCCGCTACAGGTTCGATGCTGCTCAGATCATGTTCTCATCCGGCAACACAGAGGAACGACAGCAGATGGCGGATCTGAAGTGCGATGGCGAGACCATTGTGGACATGTTCGCAGGCATCGGTTATTTCTCCCTCCCGCTCGCAGTGTACCAAAGGCCGAAGAAGGTCATCGCATGCGAGCTCAATCCACTAGCCTGCGGATATCTCGTGGAGAACATCTCGCTCAACGAAGTCCAGGGAAAGGTCGACCCCTTCCAGGGTGACAACAGAGATCTTCCAGGGGAGGCCTTTGCGGACAGGGTGATCATGGGTTACGTTAAGACCACGCATGAATTCCTTCCGAAGGCAATGACTATCTTGAAGGACGGCGGCATCATCCACTACCATGAGACCTGCCCCAACGCGCTCCTGCCGGAACGGCCGCTCCGGAGGCTGTCCGAGAGTGCGAAGGGGGGCAAGGTCGAGGTGCTCAGGATGAAGGAGATAAAATCATACGCACCGGGCGTCTCACATATCGTCGTTGACGCCAAGATAACTAGGCCTTCTTGACCTCATCCGTGCACCCGGCCTCTCTCAGGAAGGTGGCGAAGGCATCGTGGTGTTCCTCCGGGTCCTCGCTCTCGAGGAGCTTCTTTGCGAATGTCTGGAGGTGTTTCCCGTACTCCTTCTCCTCGTCTGTGAATCTCCAGGCCTTGTTCATCACGCGCAAGGCGAGATAGAACGCATGGGTCATCGACCTGATCCTGTGGTCGTTGGACTTGTTCGAGTCAAGCACTGATATGGCTCCCGCCTGACCTCGGGTCTTGTACTCCCTGGCTACCTCGTCGGCGAACTCTCCATACTGTGACAGGCAGGAATATTTGGGTATCCGCGCGGAGATCGCTGCGTGCTCTGCGTCCCTGAGTGCGGAACGAATGACCTTCAACGGGGATTTCTCGGACTCGTCGTCGTCCTTGTAGTACTTCTCCGCGAGCTCTTTGGACACTACCGCTCTCAGTGCGTCCGTTCCGTTGGTCGTCCAGTATTCCGAAAGCAGTTTGTTGACCGAGTTTCCTGGTTCCACGACGATAGGGTGGTCTATACCAGATAGGAGACCGATGACCGCTCTCTTCTCCATTTCGTCTGCAGTCAGCTCTTTGACGAACGACTCCACATCCTCTCCGAAGCACTTGTCTCCTTTGACATAGACCTTCTTCTTGAGATCGGTCATGGACTCGAGAACGGCCTCCATGTGCTTCTCGATCAGAGCCCTGTTGTCAAGCTCGCCAGAGGAATACTTCTCGAGCAGGTCCTTGGCGACTGGCCTGTTGAGCAACTCCTCGCAGCCGGTCTTGCCATTCACGACATTGAGGGGTCTCACGACCGAGATCTCGAACTCGTTCAGGACTTTAGGGACAGCCATTCCCTCTGCGATCTTCGACAGCGTGTTCTTTGTCTTGCTCACACACTGGTCGCAGAGAAGTATCTTTCTGTCAGCGCTGACCCAATCGAATTCCAAGTGGTTGATAGCAGATGGATTGTGCGGGCAGGAGTAAGTGTCTCCCTGCAGCCTCCCTGCTCCAATGGATTCGGCCGCCAGCCTGACATACTCCTGAGGTGGCCTCGCGACCTTCCCAGTGCATATGAAGTTGTCTCCGTAGGAGTAGAAGTGGAGGCCCTTCTTGTGCACCAGGTCGAGCACGCTCAGAACGCGCCATTTTGGAGAGTCGAAGTTCTGAACCCCCATGAGCTTCTCTTTGTCCGTCTTTCCCCTGAGGGCGTATGTGATCGTACCGCCAGAGTATGTGGCGGTCGCGAGGTAGGGCGTTTTCTCCTCATGCACGAGGCCTATCGTGGCCGCATATGCCCTCGCGAGCTTGTCACCGCGTCTGGCAAGCTGGGCGAGTTTTCCCTGATCATCCTTGTACTTCTGTATCTTCTCAATGCGTGCCTGGGTCTTCTTGAACGGACACGAGCCACAGTCCTCAGAGCACTCGGGGATGATCAGCTCAGGGTCGTCCATGAGCATCTTGGCCTTCGCGAGTAGGTCCTTCTCCATGACCTTCGACGCGATTCTTGCTTTCACCCTGAGTCTGGGAATACCCTTCTTCTTAGCCATGGCGATTTCGGTCTCTAATTAGATGTCATGGTAATAGTTTTTGCGAGCATACCTCGCCCGCTCCAATCCGGAAAAGGTTATTAGTCTGGCCATGCCATAAGGAGAAACAGCAAAAGCGGATGCGATAATGAGCGCCGAAGATGACTCCGCCAGAGGCTACGTCAAAGGGTTTCAGGAGGGCCTCCAGGAGGCTTGGGACGAGATAATCAAGCTCTCCACGAAAGGCTACACCTCCAGAGAACTCCAGATCATGGCCAAGACGAAGAGATCGATGCTCTTCCAGAAGGTCCAGCAGAAGGTGGACGAGCTCGAAAGGGCCCTCGGCAGGAAGTTGTCGGTCCCGGATGTGGCTTCACATGCCCAGCCGGCGCAGCCAGTCCAGTTGATATCTGGCTGGAGCTATGTCATCA includes these proteins:
- a CDS encoding class I SAM-dependent methyltransferase family protein encodes the protein MLAVRVRRSEAESLRKRLAKDHLVDKTRTIIDDSDGVVIPLVALPSASLLTSFDTSIVEKDFPSRSCRIDPIVKVRQAAQIPDELKPLLPSKWERFGDIVVIRLEAELDGYEHEIAQAYAAVLQLKTVLRDVGGISGDLRQPVIRRLFGTDTVATHLENGVRYRFDAAQIMFSSGNTEERQQMADLKCDGETIVDMFAGIGYFSLPLAVYQRPKKVIACELNPLACGYLVENISLNEVQGKVDPFQGDNRDLPGEAFADRVIMGYVKTTHEFLPKAMTILKDGGIIHYHETCPNALLPERPLRRLSESAKGGKVEVLRMKEIKSYAPGVSHIVVDAKITRPS